One region of Catenuloplanes indicus genomic DNA includes:
- a CDS encoding GH92 family glycosyl hydrolase, giving the protein MLGWSTPRRWVAAAIAAAVLASLAGAPASAAAKVIAPFDAVDQFIGTEMDTTQNKSNDAYGNTYPGAALPFGMVQPSPTTYKPGNALVGEKGGYEYTAGLIRGFGMTRHSGTGCTGRFGGYEFPVIPYAGELPGGVLPSGPAADITPYYLRFAHANEVSEPGYYRVALDNGVTTELTATTRTAVSRFGFAGNATLILDVSGPNNRTFGSAVTIDPATRTVSGWMYGTDVCDNGNLYRAYFSTVYDTEFASYGVWKDDVLTAGATSVEKSGTDTGVDFRHDNGAWLTFPAGATVTASTGFSYVSVANAAANRTAEVGRKTFDTVRKDARKAWEKALGTVDVKGGSDEQRVEFYTALYHSFLHPNAREDVNGQYLGYDKQVHQVEKGRHFYTNINFAGSGWDMYRSQAQLIALTHPKVASDINASIVLLTRQTGGWAPGASRMQGDNLQVILSTLDDMGITDYDRAAALQSMITTQKLPATGSKRTDAYQYFATGLIENRKGDFATSRVLEYAIDDFAIAQQARRLGDRDSYDFFMARAQNWMNVFDPATGHIRPRERTGFDQNFDLRVREDGAGRGQFNQSTGYQYGWLVPHNLSTLIAKRGGVDASRQQVDVLMAQLDAGAYTQTGNYLSNQPAFGTPWVYNWLRTPSRTVDVLYRAVTEMYDNTPSGLPGNDDQGALSAWLVFAYLGVYPAIYGTGTLVVHAPMFAQIDIRPIGGDAGIEIQAPGVEDGKRYVKDLRVDGDRRTASWVGAEFVREGGKLRFVMSATPTAWGTGAADVPPSYPDGTDARNNVGTTPAGQGNLGSMDLSDWSYSRDALAAAGAAPGAAIRHGDLTFTWPTAAPGTPDNWIPHGQRVDLTDRPAGAVSFLGLATNGPATGTAQVVYTDGSTQDVRLTFGDWAATASAGSTALLTVDGRNNANGTTGGGTFRVFATDPAPLDPARTVDAVILPQGSDRGIMHIFDVTIG; this is encoded by the coding sequence ATGCTCGGGTGGAGTACCCCGCGCCGGTGGGTGGCGGCCGCGATCGCGGCCGCCGTGCTGGCGTCCCTCGCCGGTGCGCCGGCGAGCGCGGCGGCGAAGGTGATCGCGCCGTTCGACGCGGTCGACCAGTTCATCGGCACCGAGATGGACACGACGCAGAACAAGAGCAACGACGCGTACGGCAACACGTATCCGGGCGCGGCGCTGCCGTTCGGCATGGTGCAGCCGAGCCCGACGACGTACAAGCCGGGCAACGCGCTGGTGGGGGAGAAGGGCGGCTACGAGTACACCGCCGGCCTGATCCGCGGCTTCGGCATGACGCGCCACTCCGGGACCGGGTGCACCGGCCGGTTCGGCGGCTACGAGTTCCCGGTCATCCCGTACGCGGGGGAGCTGCCCGGCGGCGTGCTGCCGTCCGGCCCGGCGGCCGACATCACGCCGTACTACCTGAGGTTCGCGCACGCGAACGAGGTGTCCGAGCCGGGCTACTACCGGGTCGCCCTGGACAACGGTGTCACCACGGAGCTGACCGCGACCACCCGTACCGCGGTGAGCCGGTTCGGCTTCGCGGGGAACGCCACGCTGATCCTGGACGTGTCCGGGCCGAACAACCGCACGTTCGGCAGCGCGGTGACCATCGACCCGGCGACGCGTACGGTGTCCGGCTGGATGTACGGCACCGACGTCTGCGACAACGGCAACCTTTACCGCGCCTACTTCTCCACCGTGTACGACACCGAGTTCGCGTCGTACGGTGTGTGGAAGGACGACGTGCTGACGGCGGGCGCGACCTCGGTCGAGAAGAGCGGCACGGACACCGGCGTCGACTTCCGGCACGACAACGGCGCGTGGCTCACGTTCCCGGCCGGCGCGACGGTCACCGCGAGCACCGGGTTCAGCTACGTGAGCGTGGCGAACGCGGCCGCGAACCGTACCGCGGAGGTCGGCCGGAAGACGTTCGACACGGTCCGCAAGGACGCGCGGAAGGCCTGGGAGAAGGCGCTCGGCACGGTCGACGTCAAGGGCGGCTCGGACGAACAGCGGGTCGAGTTCTACACCGCGCTCTACCACTCGTTCCTGCACCCGAACGCGCGCGAGGACGTCAACGGCCAATACCTGGGGTACGACAAGCAGGTGCACCAGGTCGAGAAGGGCCGGCACTTCTACACCAACATCAACTTCGCCGGGTCCGGCTGGGACATGTACCGCAGTCAGGCGCAGCTGATCGCGCTGACGCACCCGAAGGTCGCGTCGGACATCAACGCGTCGATCGTGCTGCTGACCCGGCAGACCGGTGGCTGGGCGCCCGGCGCGTCCCGCATGCAGGGCGACAACCTGCAGGTGATCCTGTCCACGCTGGACGACATGGGGATCACCGACTACGACCGCGCGGCCGCGCTGCAGTCGATGATCACCACGCAGAAGCTGCCGGCGACCGGGTCGAAGCGCACGGACGCCTACCAGTACTTCGCGACCGGCCTGATCGAGAACCGGAAGGGGGACTTCGCCACGTCCCGGGTGCTGGAGTACGCGATCGACGACTTCGCGATCGCGCAGCAGGCCCGGCGGCTGGGGGATCGTGACTCCTACGACTTCTTCATGGCGCGCGCCCAGAACTGGATGAACGTGTTCGACCCGGCCACCGGGCACATCCGTCCCCGCGAGCGCACCGGCTTCGACCAGAACTTCGACCTGCGGGTACGCGAGGACGGTGCCGGCCGCGGCCAGTTCAACCAGTCGACCGGCTACCAGTACGGCTGGCTCGTCCCGCACAACCTGTCCACGTTGATTGCCAAGCGCGGTGGTGTTGACGCGTCCCGTCAACAGGTTGACGTGTTGATGGCACAGCTCGACGCGGGCGCGTACACCCAGACCGGCAACTACCTGTCCAACCAGCCCGCGTTCGGCACGCCGTGGGTCTACAACTGGCTGCGGACGCCGTCGAGGACCGTGGACGTGCTCTACCGCGCGGTCACCGAGATGTACGACAACACGCCGTCCGGCCTGCCCGGCAACGACGACCAGGGCGCGCTCAGCGCCTGGCTGGTCTTCGCCTATCTGGGCGTCTACCCGGCGATCTACGGCACCGGCACGCTGGTCGTGCACGCGCCGATGTTCGCGCAGATCGACATCCGCCCGATCGGCGGCGACGCCGGCATCGAGATCCAGGCGCCCGGCGTCGAGGACGGCAAGCGCTACGTCAAGGACCTCCGGGTCGACGGCGATCGCCGGACCGCGTCCTGGGTCGGTGCCGAGTTCGTCCGCGAGGGCGGCAAGCTGCGCTTCGTCATGTCCGCCACGCCGACGGCGTGGGGAACCGGCGCCGCCGACGTGCCGCCGTCCTACCCGGACGGCACGGACGCGCGCAACAACGTCGGCACCACGCCGGCCGGCCAGGGCAACCTCGGCTCGATGGACCTGAGCGACTGGTCGTACTCCCGGGACGCGCTCGCCGCCGCCGGTGCCGCACCGGGCGCGGCGATCCGGCACGGCGACCTCACGTTCACCTGGCCCACGGCCGCGCCGGGCACACCGGACAACTGGATCCCGCACGGCCAGCGCGTCGACCTGACCGACCGCCCGGCCGGCGCGGTCTCGTTCCTCGGCCTGGCCACGAACGGCCCGGCCACCGGCACGGCCCAGGTCGTCTACACCGACGGCAGCACCCAGGACGTCCGGCTCACCTTCGGTGACTGGGCCGCGACCGCCTCGGCCGGCAGCACCGCGCTGCTCACCGTCGACGGCCGCAACAACGCCAACGGCACCACCGGCGGTGGCACCTTCCGCGTCTTCGCCACCGACCCGGCCCCGCTCGACCCGGCCAGGACCGTCGACGCCGTCATCCTCCCCCAGGGCAGCGACCGCGGCATCATGCACATCTTCGACGTCACCATCGGCTGA
- a CDS encoding RDD family protein produces the protein MRPPVCPFPAGRWIGESSGAAPAWGQAVVRTPLRVVDGMFFYLVAFIAVLANGKRQRLGDMAAKTVVVRS, from the coding sequence GTGCGGCCGCCGGTGTGCCCGTTCCCTGCCGGCCGGTGGATCGGCGAGTCGTCCGGTGCGGCACCGGCCTGGGGGCAGGCGGTCGTCCGCACGCCGCTGCGGGTCGTGGACGGCATGTTCTTCTACCTGGTCGCGTTCATCGCGGTGCTGGCCAACGGCAAGCGTCAGCGCCTCGGGGACATGGCCGCCAAGACCGTGGTCGTGCGCTCCTGA
- a CDS encoding DUF808 domain-containing protein → MSGGLAALLDDIAVLARAAAASIDDVGVAAAKAGSKAAGVVIDDAAVTPQYVRGLAAERELPIIRKIALGSLGNKAVIIVVALLLSQFVPWLLTPILMLGGAYLCYEGAEKVWAKVSGHGHGAGEEKLKDEKTLVSGAIRTDLILSAEIMVISLNEVADQSFVSRLTILCVVAIVMTVAVYGAVAIIVKMDDVGLALSERSSGAVAGFGRGLVKAMPKVLTALTVVGTAAMLWVGGHILLVGTHELGFHLIYDAVHHMEEAAHDATGPLGGVVGWLVNTIFSAILGLIVGAVIVVIMTFTVHRGKHGDDHAAETGAATPGTAAAATPEPASDGGAAAAPGAQPDAKPAGPAGARPGTTPEA, encoded by the coding sequence TTGAGCGGTGGACTAGCAGCCCTGCTGGACGATATCGCGGTGCTGGCGCGGGCGGCCGCGGCCTCCATCGACGACGTCGGTGTGGCGGCCGCGAAGGCGGGTTCGAAGGCCGCGGGTGTCGTCATCGACGACGCGGCGGTGACGCCGCAGTACGTGCGCGGTCTCGCCGCCGAACGGGAACTGCCGATCATCAGGAAGATCGCGCTGGGGTCGCTGGGCAACAAGGCCGTCATCATCGTGGTGGCGTTGCTGCTCAGCCAGTTCGTGCCCTGGTTGCTCACGCCGATCCTGATGCTCGGCGGCGCCTATCTGTGTTACGAGGGCGCGGAGAAGGTCTGGGCGAAGGTGTCCGGTCACGGCCACGGTGCCGGCGAGGAGAAGCTCAAGGACGAGAAGACGCTGGTCTCCGGCGCGATCCGGACCGACCTGATCCTCTCCGCCGAGATCATGGTGATCTCGCTGAACGAGGTCGCCGACCAGAGCTTCGTGTCCCGGCTGACCATCCTGTGCGTCGTCGCGATCGTGATGACCGTCGCCGTGTACGGCGCGGTCGCGATCATCGTGAAGATGGACGACGTCGGCCTCGCGCTGTCCGAGCGGTCCAGCGGCGCGGTCGCCGGCTTCGGCCGTGGCCTGGTCAAGGCGATGCCGAAGGTGCTGACCGCGCTGACCGTCGTCGGCACGGCCGCGATGCTCTGGGTCGGCGGGCACATCCTGCTGGTCGGCACGCACGAGCTCGGCTTCCACCTGATCTACGACGCCGTGCACCACATGGAGGAGGCCGCGCACGACGCGACCGGCCCGCTCGGCGGCGTGGTCGGCTGGCTGGTCAACACGATCTTCAGCGCGATCCTCGGCCTGATCGTCGGCGCGGTGATCGTGGTGATCATGACGTTCACCGTCCACCGCGGCAAGCACGGCGACGACCACGCCGCCGAGACCGGTGCGGCCACGCCCGGCACGGCGGCCGCGGCCACGCCCGAGCCGGCCTCCGATGGCGGTGCAGCGGCCGCGCCGGGCGCCCAGCCCGACGCGAAACCGGCCGGTCCGGCCGGCGCCCGGCCCGGCACCACACCGGAAGCCTGA
- a CDS encoding NAD(P)/FAD-dependent oxidoreductase, with translation MNQADVTIVGAGIIGTALAAALAGRGRPVTLLDAGEPGGGTSATSFAWINSHKKDPLDYHALNLAGVAAWRRIAAEFPDAATFAGHVSIATGAAHRASLTARVERLTGLGYPARRVTPAEARERTPVPVPDDALVAIFDGEGHAFPRRWIAHLLTRPGITVRSATATAVVPHGDHATVHLAGGGTVTAGTVVICAGTGTAALAASAGGRLPLVPPVADSPAFGYLTDVIAPGHGVTGIVKTDRLGLRPGDGGGLLVQTLDLDGTAQPGREPPATVAAEIARRVAEALPHTSPRIAAVRVGHRVVPADGRTAAGPVLPGSPVWAIATHSGITLAPWLADTIAAELTDGTPEPLLTAFRPTRFRTVPHHPPLTAPRAPGDQ, from the coding sequence ATGAACCAGGCGGACGTCACGATCGTGGGCGCGGGCATCATCGGTACGGCGCTGGCCGCGGCGCTCGCCGGACGCGGCCGGCCGGTCACGCTGCTCGATGCCGGCGAGCCCGGCGGCGGCACCAGCGCGACCAGCTTCGCCTGGATCAACAGCCACAAGAAGGACCCGCTCGACTACCACGCACTCAACCTCGCCGGCGTGGCCGCGTGGCGCCGGATCGCGGCGGAGTTCCCGGACGCGGCCACGTTCGCCGGTCACGTCTCGATAGCGACCGGCGCGGCGCACCGCGCGAGCCTCACCGCGCGCGTCGAACGGCTCACCGGTCTCGGCTACCCGGCCCGCCGGGTGACACCGGCCGAGGCCCGCGAACGCACGCCGGTGCCGGTACCGGACGACGCGCTCGTGGCGATCTTCGACGGCGAGGGACACGCGTTCCCGCGCCGCTGGATCGCGCACCTGCTCACCCGGCCGGGCATCACCGTACGCTCCGCGACCGCGACCGCCGTCGTGCCGCACGGCGATCACGCCACCGTGCACCTGGCCGGCGGCGGCACGGTCACCGCCGGCACCGTGGTCATCTGCGCCGGCACCGGCACCGCCGCGCTGGCCGCGTCCGCCGGTGGCCGGCTGCCGCTGGTGCCGCCGGTCGCCGACTCCCCCGCGTTCGGCTACCTGACCGACGTGATCGCGCCCGGCCACGGCGTCACCGGCATCGTCAAGACCGACCGTCTCGGCCTGCGTCCCGGCGACGGCGGCGGGCTCCTCGTCCAGACCCTCGACCTCGACGGTACGGCGCAGCCGGGCCGGGAGCCGCCCGCCACGGTCGCCGCCGAGATCGCCCGCCGGGTCGCCGAGGCGCTGCCGCACACCAGCCCGCGGATCGCCGCGGTCCGGGTCGGCCACCGCGTCGTCCCGGCCGACGGCCGCACCGCCGCCGGGCCCGTCCTGCCCGGCTCCCCGGTCTGGGCGATCGCCACCCACAGCGGCATCACGCTGGCCCCGTGGCTCGCCGACACGATCGCCGCCGAACTCACCGACGGCACCCCGGAACCGCTGCTCACCGCGTTCCGCCCGACGCGTTTCCGCACCGTCCCCCACCACCCCCCGCTGACCGCACCCCGCGCCCCGGGCGACCAGTGA
- a CDS encoding vWA domain-containing protein: MARTKLLAARLRAAGDRPYLAAALYALHVVESVAVPTMGVDRFWRCYVNPAFVDATPVPELAGVWIHEVSHLLRDHHGRAGRLPATVRDDHVRVNLAQDCEINDDLVADGIALPAGHVSPRTFGLADGGLFEEYLPRVPASARPHRCGSGAYGGREPWDLPAGGVGVGATEAQTLRRQAAEAMRAHQRGRGTLPAGWQRWSSQILEPTVDWRQILAGTVRSAVAWASGAVDYTYRRPSRRSTAQRGVVLPGLRRPMPGVAVVVDTSGSMSGADLAAAMAEIAGVLRQVGIGGNRVAVLACDAAVATTQRIARVEDLTLTGGGGTDMRAGITAAAALPLAPDVIIVLTDGDTPWPAEPPPARLIAALVGHRAAPPPSWATVVQVGP, from the coding sequence GTGGCCCGGACGAAGCTGCTCGCCGCCCGGCTGCGCGCCGCCGGCGACCGGCCCTACCTCGCGGCCGCGCTCTACGCGCTGCACGTGGTGGAGTCCGTCGCGGTGCCGACGATGGGCGTCGACCGGTTCTGGCGCTGCTACGTCAACCCGGCATTCGTCGACGCCACACCGGTGCCGGAGCTGGCCGGCGTCTGGATCCACGAGGTGTCCCACCTGCTGCGCGACCACCACGGCCGGGCGGGGCGGCTGCCCGCGACGGTGCGCGACGACCACGTCCGGGTCAACCTCGCGCAGGACTGCGAGATCAACGACGACCTGGTCGCGGACGGGATCGCGCTGCCGGCCGGTCACGTCAGCCCGCGCACGTTCGGCCTGGCCGACGGCGGGCTGTTCGAGGAGTACCTGCCGCGCGTCCCGGCGTCCGCGCGGCCGCATCGGTGCGGCTCCGGCGCGTACGGCGGCCGGGAGCCCTGGGATCTGCCCGCCGGCGGCGTCGGGGTCGGCGCGACCGAGGCACAGACGCTGCGCCGGCAGGCCGCCGAGGCGATGCGGGCCCACCAGCGCGGTCGCGGCACGCTCCCGGCCGGGTGGCAGCGTTGGTCCTCACAGATCCTGGAGCCGACGGTCGACTGGCGGCAGATCCTCGCCGGCACGGTACGGTCCGCGGTCGCCTGGGCGTCCGGCGCGGTGGACTACACGTACCGTCGTCCGTCCCGCCGCTCCACCGCGCAGCGCGGCGTGGTGCTGCCCGGCCTGCGCCGCCCGATGCCCGGCGTGGCCGTCGTGGTCGACACGTCCGGCTCGATGTCCGGCGCCGACCTCGCCGCGGCCATGGCCGAGATCGCCGGTGTGCTGCGCCAGGTCGGCATCGGCGGCAACCGCGTCGCCGTCCTCGCCTGCGACGCCGCGGTCGCCACCACCCAGCGCATCGCCCGCGTCGAGGACCTCACGCTCACCGGCGGCGGCGGCACCGACATGCGCGCGGGCATCACCGCGGCCGCCGCACTCCCGCTCGCCCCCGACGTCATCATCGTCCTCACCGACGGCGACACCCCATGGCCCGCCGAGCCCCCGCCCGCCCGGCTGATCGCCGCCCTCGTCGGCCACCGCGCCGCACCCCCGCCGTCCTGGGCGACGGTCGTCCAGGTCGGTCCCTAG
- a CDS encoding AAA family ATPase — MVTNPLVRADVLVGALGRSRTEAGVSAQAEALGLAVAANLPVLLWGEPGIGKSATLGQLAAGLGLPMETVIASIHEPSDFAGLPIVGDDPAAQGVPMAPPDWAVRTAAYGSGLLFFDELSSAPPAVQAALLRVVLERRVGSLRLPEPVRIVAAANPPGSAADGWHLSPPLANRFVHLRWTHDPRVVARGLSGTWPAVTVPAVREARIPAAVARARGIVSGFLAARPGLAHALPADPASRGGAWPSPRTWEMALRLLAFGYACDASRDATGLALAGAVGDGPGIELLTFAEELDLPDPDRVLARPETFTLPGRGDRQLAFLTAVVAAVQATPTRERWEAGWVVLAKAVDAGVPDVAARAAMDLAALREPDWTVPAQLDAFVEVLSLSGAL; from the coding sequence ATCGTGACGAACCCGCTTGTGCGTGCGGATGTGCTGGTCGGGGCGCTGGGGCGGAGCCGGACCGAAGCCGGTGTCAGTGCGCAGGCGGAGGCGCTGGGGCTGGCGGTGGCGGCGAACCTGCCGGTGTTGCTCTGGGGGGAGCCCGGCATCGGCAAGTCGGCCACGCTCGGGCAGCTCGCGGCCGGGCTGGGGCTGCCGATGGAGACCGTGATCGCCAGCATCCACGAGCCGAGCGACTTCGCCGGTCTGCCGATCGTCGGCGACGACCCGGCCGCGCAGGGTGTGCCGATGGCGCCGCCGGACTGGGCGGTGCGGACCGCCGCGTACGGAAGCGGTCTGCTGTTCTTCGACGAACTGTCCTCCGCACCGCCCGCGGTGCAGGCCGCGCTGCTGCGCGTGGTGCTGGAACGACGGGTCGGCAGCCTGCGCCTGCCGGAGCCGGTGCGGATCGTCGCGGCCGCGAACCCGCCGGGCAGCGCCGCGGACGGCTGGCACCTGAGCCCGCCGCTGGCGAACCGGTTCGTGCACCTGCGCTGGACGCACGACCCGCGGGTGGTCGCCCGCGGCCTGTCCGGCACCTGGCCGGCCGTGACCGTGCCGGCGGTGCGCGAGGCGCGGATCCCGGCCGCGGTCGCCCGTGCCCGTGGCATCGTGTCCGGCTTCCTCGCCGCCCGGCCCGGTCTGGCGCACGCGCTGCCGGCCGATCCGGCGTCCCGCGGCGGCGCCTGGCCGTCGCCGCGCACCTGGGAGATGGCGCTGCGGCTGCTGGCGTTCGGGTACGCCTGCGACGCCAGCCGGGACGCGACCGGCCTGGCGCTGGCCGGCGCGGTGGGCGACGGTCCGGGCATCGAACTGCTCACGTTCGCGGAGGAGCTGGACCTGCCGGACCCGGACCGGGTGCTGGCCCGGCCGGAGACGTTCACGCTGCCCGGGCGCGGCGACCGGCAGCTGGCGTTCCTGACCGCGGTGGTCGCGGCCGTGCAGGCCACGCCGACCCGGGAACGGTGGGAGGCCGGGTGGGTGGTGCTCGCCAAGGCGGTCGACGCGGGCGTGCCGGACGTCGCCGCCCGCGCCGCCATGGACCTGGCGGCGCTGCGCGAGCCGGACTGGACCGTACCCGCGCAGCTCGACGCGTTCGTTGAGGTCCTGTCCCTGTCCGGGGCGCTGTGA
- a CDS encoding ankyrin repeat domain-containing protein: MSLPYPFVQLLPVWREARRFAVPAGMVTAATARREAGDVAGACAAAAVDLRADLAAVHRTRGAEVAARLAADLRHLAPDLTRWHAPRERGQDRGVLAPRRAITLARYGPDALYLRTPATAHAVQRMSLHFGPLDHDDPWVRTDSWAGARHLWDVRAAPGLRAVLGGDRLPFFDGMRRIGRPAAAPAPPDDRAALAEWTIRLLDDDAEIEAWAAAGIALHPPRHRLPWTARQVFLPLLRDTLDRMAAGPDDAVLLWPSEREGRVIVSRGPAGLSARIAPTADTPDVPVLPVALWRRSPDLELLRLGLIRPAGLHPLVRAALFPDAPDDYRPGPVADAERIRVRCGTVWHPAGWRDGRLELSAHGPDEARRERAMRALGAPVPRCFTIEDGWRHGPAGRLPKRLRVLRRHLLLTAAHGDPDGVTRLLDHGVDPAVTGIDGGNLLHLAGHLNRPELITRLIAAGLSVHDRDRHGRTPLAATLLQGAAAPVVRALLDAGARTDVTALDRATPLHLLHSPDATTILPWLLATGLDLEARDHAGRTPLFRLIHHHAPPEPIAALLAAGADPHAGDTLETAITTSHRTDLDFLRTRPTPEATS, from the coding sequence GTGTCACTGCCGTACCCGTTCGTGCAACTGCTGCCGGTCTGGCGGGAGGCACGCCGCTTCGCCGTGCCGGCCGGCATGGTGACGGCCGCGACCGCGCGCCGCGAGGCCGGGGACGTAGCCGGTGCCTGCGCGGCCGCCGCCGTGGACCTGCGGGCTGACCTGGCCGCGGTGCACCGCACCCGGGGCGCCGAGGTGGCCGCCCGGCTCGCCGCCGACCTGCGGCACCTCGCACCCGACCTGACCCGCTGGCACGCACCGCGGGAACGCGGCCAGGACCGCGGCGTGCTCGCGCCACGCCGGGCGATCACGCTGGCCCGGTACGGCCCGGATGCGCTGTACCTGCGCACACCCGCGACCGCGCACGCGGTCCAGCGGATGAGCCTGCACTTCGGGCCGCTCGACCACGACGACCCGTGGGTGCGCACGGACAGCTGGGCCGGGGCCCGGCACCTGTGGGACGTGCGTGCCGCCCCGGGCCTGCGCGCGGTCCTCGGCGGTGACCGGCTGCCGTTCTTCGACGGCATGCGCCGGATCGGCCGGCCGGCCGCGGCGCCGGCGCCGCCGGACGACCGGGCCGCGCTGGCCGAGTGGACGATCCGGCTGCTCGACGACGACGCGGAGATCGAGGCGTGGGCCGCCGCCGGGATCGCGCTGCACCCGCCGCGCCACCGTCTCCCGTGGACGGCCCGGCAGGTGTTCCTGCCGCTGCTGCGCGACACGCTGGACCGGATGGCCGCCGGCCCGGACGACGCGGTGCTGCTCTGGCCGTCCGAGCGCGAGGGACGGGTGATCGTGTCGCGCGGCCCGGCCGGGCTGTCCGCGCGGATCGCACCGACCGCGGACACGCCGGACGTCCCGGTGCTGCCGGTCGCGCTGTGGCGGCGCTCGCCCGACCTGGAACTGCTGCGGCTCGGCCTGATCCGGCCGGCCGGACTGCACCCGCTGGTCCGGGCCGCGCTGTTCCCGGACGCGCCGGACGACTACCGTCCCGGCCCGGTCGCGGACGCGGAGCGGATCCGGGTCCGGTGCGGCACCGTCTGGCACCCGGCCGGCTGGCGCGACGGCCGGCTCGAGCTGTCCGCGCACGGGCCGGACGAGGCACGCCGGGAACGCGCGATGCGTGCGCTCGGCGCCCCGGTGCCGCGCTGCTTCACGATCGAGGACGGCTGGCGGCACGGCCCGGCCGGCCGGCTGCCGAAACGCCTGCGCGTCCTGCGCCGGCACCTGCTGCTGACGGCCGCGCACGGCGACCCTGACGGCGTCACCCGGCTGCTGGACCACGGCGTCGACCCGGCCGTGACCGGCATCGACGGCGGCAACCTGCTGCACCTGGCCGGTCACCTGAACCGCCCCGAGCTGATCACCCGGCTGATCGCGGCCGGGCTCTCCGTGCACGACCGCGACCGGCACGGCCGGACACCGCTGGCCGCCACGCTCCTCCAGGGCGCCGCCGCACCGGTCGTCCGGGCGCTGCTCGACGCGGGCGCCCGCACCGACGTCACCGCCCTCGACCGCGCCACCCCGCTGCACCTGCTGCACTCACCGGACGCCACCACGATCCTGCCCTGGCTGCTCGCCACCGGCCTGGACCTTGAGGCCCGGGACCACGCCGGCCGCACCCCGCTGTTCCGCCTGATCCACCACCACGCCCCACCGGAGCCGATCGCCGCCCTGCTCGCCGCGGGCGCCGACCCACACGCCGGCGACACCCTGGAGACCGCCATCACCACCTCCCACCGCACCGACCTCGACTTCCTCCGCACCCGGCCCACACCGGAGGCGACATCGTGA
- a CDS encoding SDR family NAD(P)-dependent oxidoreductase — translation MDEVAAALRVLAALTVDPADPALAEVRAAVDVAYRAGKKQRKAARHTERRAHDRALLASATRFRDENPSPAVQTPQHHDHHQERRLYGGRRCYVCKQRYRDVDADYHLLCPACATENATRRHARCDLTGRRALITGGRIKIGFQTALKLLRDGADVLVTTRFPVDAARRFAAVPDVGEWRDRLWIHGVDLLDLPGALGLVDAVAERWGALDILVNNAAQTIRRPAGYHREVRAGERAELPGPARAIRRTGGEEARAALPVPLNDLFPAGLRDETGEQLDLRDVNSWVLGVEDVSPAEWLETHVVNAFVPFLLTARLKPLMIKSASPDRYVVQVSAMEGVFGRAYKTPRHPHTNMAKAGLNMLTRTVAGEFAADGIHMCSVDTGWITDERPHPSKTAQREAGFRPPLDVIDGAARVYDPIVRGVRGEPVHGVFLKDYRESAW, via the coding sequence ATGGACGAGGTGGCGGCTGCGCTCCGGGTGCTCGCGGCGCTGACCGTCGACCCGGCGGACCCGGCGCTGGCCGAGGTGCGGGCCGCGGTCGACGTCGCGTACCGGGCCGGGAAGAAGCAGCGCAAGGCGGCCCGGCACACCGAGCGGCGCGCGCACGACCGGGCGCTGCTGGCCTCGGCCACCCGGTTCCGCGACGAGAACCCGTCACCGGCGGTGCAGACCCCGCAGCACCACGATCACCATCAGGAGCGCCGACTGTACGGCGGGCGCCGCTGCTACGTCTGCAAGCAGCGCTACCGGGACGTGGACGCGGACTACCACCTGCTCTGCCCGGCGTGCGCGACGGAGAACGCGACCCGGCGGCACGCGCGCTGCGACCTGACCGGGCGGCGCGCGCTGATCACCGGCGGACGCATCAAGATCGGCTTCCAGACCGCGCTGAAGCTGCTCCGCGACGGCGCGGACGTGCTGGTCACCACGCGTTTCCCGGTGGACGCAGCCCGGCGGTTCGCGGCCGTGCCGGACGTCGGCGAGTGGCGGGACCGGCTGTGGATCCACGGCGTGGACCTGCTGGACCTGCCGGGCGCGCTCGGGCTGGTCGACGCGGTCGCCGAACGCTGGGGCGCGCTGGACATCCTGGTCAACAACGCGGCGCAGACGATCCGCCGGCCGGCCGGCTACCACCGTGAGGTCCGGGCCGGCGAGCGGGCGGAGCTGCCCGGCCCGGCGCGGGCGATCCGGCGCACCGGTGGTGAGGAAGCGCGGGCGGCTCTTCCCGTACCGTTGAATGATCTTTTTCCGGCCGGTCTGCGGGACGAGACGGGCGAGCAACTGGATCTCCGCGACGTCAACAGCTGGGTGCTCGGCGTCGAGGACGTGAGCCCGGCCGAGTGGCTGGAGACCCACGTGGTCAACGCGTTCGTGCCGTTCCTGCTGACCGCGCGGCTGAAACCCCTGATGATCAAAAGCGCGTCACCCGACCGGTACGTGGTGCAGGTCTCCGCGATGGAGGGCGTGTTCGGCCGCGCCTACAAGACGCCGCGGCACCCGCACACGAACATGGCCAAGGCCGGCCTGAACATGCTCACCCGCACGGTCGCGGGCGAGTTCGCGGCGGACGGCATCCACATGTGCAGCGTGGACACCGGCTGGATCACCGACGAGCGCCCGCACCCGAGCAAGACCGCGCAGCGGGAGGCCGGTTTCCGGCCGCCGCTGGACGTGATCGACGGCGCGGCACGCGTCTACGACCCGATCGTGCGCGGCGTGCGCGGCGAACCCGTACACGGCGTGTTCCTCAAGGACTACCGCGAGTCCGCATGGTGA